Proteins encoded in a region of the Vicia villosa cultivar HV-30 ecotype Madison, WI linkage group LG5, Vvil1.0, whole genome shotgun sequence genome:
- the LOC131604220 gene encoding protein MAIN-LIKE 1-like: MAFVERWRPETSSFHLLHSEIPITLDEIACLPHLPIRGTILSHGRLTKKEVMGMLIEEMGVDPAVTLEEVERIRGAHVRFHTLQRIYDAELFATHQAAGDKAEANIHRERVLRCYLLCLTGTHLFVDTSSTYTDVV; this comes from the coding sequence ATGGCATTTGTAGAGAGGTGGCGACCAGAGACCTCGTCCTTTCATCTTCTTCACAGTGAGATTCCCATCACTCTGGACGAAATTGCATGCCTCCCGCATCTACCTATCAGGGGTACCATCCTTAGTCACGGTAGGTTGACGAAGAAGGAAGTGATGGGGATGCTGATTGAGGAGATGGGGGTTGATCCTGCTGTTAcgcttgaggaggtggagaggatCCGCGGGGCGCACGTGAGGTTTCACACCTTGCAGCGGATATATGATGCAGAGCTTTTTGCAACACATCAGGCTGCTGGTGACAAGGCAGAGGCGAATATACACAGAGAGAGGGTGTTGAGATGTTACTTATTATGTTTGACAGGCACTCAcctctttgtggacacgagctcgacGTACACAGACGTTGTTTAG